A portion of the Anser cygnoides isolate HZ-2024a breed goose chromosome 29, Taihu_goose_T2T_genome, whole genome shotgun sequence genome contains these proteins:
- the COX7A1 gene encoding LOW QUALITY PROTEIN: cytochrome c oxidase subunit 7A1, mitochondrial (The sequence of the model RefSeq protein was modified relative to this genomic sequence to represent the inferred CDS: inserted 2 bases in 2 codons), translating into MRGLRAIPLGFLRXPGPPGPRRLHNRVPEHQKLFQEDNGLPVHLKGGXMDSALYHLTTLICSVGTCYSLWSLAQASRPKKP; encoded by the exons gccatTCCCTTGGGGTTCCTGC tccccggcccccccggcccccggcgccTCCACAACCGGGTCCCCGAGCACCAGAAACTCTtccag gaggacAACGGGCTCCCGGTGCACCTCAAGGGGG CCATGGACTCGGCGCTCTAtcacctcaccaccctcatctGCTCCGTGG gcacctgctACTCGCTGTGGTCGCTGGCGCAGGCCTCGCGGCCTAAGAAGCCTTGA